The following coding sequences are from one Saccopteryx bilineata isolate mSacBil1 chromosome 3, mSacBil1_pri_phased_curated, whole genome shotgun sequence window:
- the LOC136330115 gene encoding zinc finger and SCAN domain-containing protein 5B-like, with translation MAAELTSLWDHGNPQDRWESEQLPSLLPKGDLTEGPPWDSEMWHVTFRAFSSSEASNPVRALQTLYELCHWWLRPDLHTKEQILDKLVLEQFLITMPPELQVLVKESGVESCKDLEAMLRNNKKPKKWTVISTKGQKFLVKNSDVQMAEEEVSGIDEVWDLSAKSQSFAREVESHPEQSQEVSEEPKSQPGIGNTSMGQGQSVLLTETIREEGDLEGQRPMQKLEKDLREDTEETAVLIAPEPPLPRDPENFVRKEDEKNPLEIYTPNALADAPSTHDSETVLVIPHRRRRRSLNPRGPPPKKRVSTSSPQDAPQAGDTSLDKGEFSRRLRSSSARAPSAARPTGHPVGRETRRHVPHECSDCRKTFHSKSQLIIHRRSHTGERPFQCHSCPKSFMQPSDLRVHQRIHTGEKPYRCQLCPKTFTHDSTRRGHERVHSQEKPFECNVCHKWFSHRGNLNVHLRIHTGARPYLCPECNQAFRQLGTLKRHQQTHLNLASPSLQAPPAQEEN, from the exons ATGGCTGCCGAGCTGACAAGCTTGTGGGATCATGGGAATCCCCAGGACAGGTGGGAATCGGAGCAGCTACCATCTCTCCTACCCAAAGGAGACCTTACTGAAGGGCCGCCCTGGGACTCTGAGATGTGGCATGTGACCTTTCGAGCCTTCAGCAGCTCGGAGGCCTCGAACCCAGTCAGGGCTCTGCAGACACTCTATGAGCTCTGCCATTGGTGGCTGCGGCCGGACCTGCACACCAAAGAGCAGATACTGGACAAACTGGTGTTGGAGCAGTTCCTGATCACCATGCCCCCTGAACTCCAGGTCTTGGTCAAGGAAAGCGGTGTGGAGAGTTGCAAAGACTTGGAGGCCATGCTAAGAAATAACAAGAAACCCAAGAAGTGG ACCGTCATCAGCACCAAAGGACAAAAGTTTCTTGTGAAAAATTCAGATGTCCAGATGGCCGAAGAGGAGGTCAGTGGCATAGATGAGGTGTGGGACTTGTCTGCAAAGTCACAATCCTTCGCTAGAGAAGTGGAGAGCCACCCCGAGCAGAGCCAGGAGGTCAGCGAAGAGCCGAAGAGTCAGCCAGGAATCGGCAACACATCGATGGGACAG GGACAGAGTGTCCTCCTGACAGAGACCATTCGCGAGGAAGGTGACCTGGAGGGTCAGAGACCCATGCAGAAGTTAGAGAAGGATCTCAGGGAAGACACGGAAGAGACTGCTGTGCTTATTGCTCCAGAGCCGCCGCTTCCAAGGGATCCAG AAAACTTTGTGaggaaagaggatgagaagaaccCACTAGAAATTTACACTCCAAATGCCCTTGCTGACGCACCTTCCACGCATGATTCGGAGACAGTCCTTGTGATTCCGCATCGGAGGAGAAGACGTTCTTTGAATCCAAGAggtcctccccccaaaaaacgaGTCAGCACCTCCAGTCCTCAAGACGCGCCGCAGGCAGGAGATACATCGTTGGACAAAGGAGAATTCTCCAGACGACTCAGATCCAGTTCAGCTCGTGCGCCCAGCGCCGCCAGACCCACCGGTCACCCTGTTGGCAGAGAAACCAGGAGACATGTACCCCATGAATGTAGCGattgcaggaaaacatttcattcCAAGTCTCAGTTAATCATTCACCGGAGGTCACACACAGGAGAGAGACCCTTTCAATGCCATTCCTGCCCCAAGAGTTTCATGCAGCCTTCCGACCTCCGAGTGCACCAGCGTATCCACACGGGCGAGAAGCCATACCGCTGTCAGCTCTGCCCGAAGACGTTCACCCACGACTCCACCCGGCGCGGTCACGAGAGGGTCCACTCCCAGGAGAAGCCTTTCGAATGCAACGTCTGTCACAAATGGTTCAGCCACAGAGGAAACCTCAACGTTCACCTGCGCATCCACACGGGCGCCAGACCCTACCTGTGCCCCGAGTGTAACCAGGCCTTCCGTCAACTGGGGACTCTTAAACGCCACCAACAAACACATCTCAACCTGGCTTCCCCAAGTCTCCAAGCCCCTCCTGCCCAGGAGGAAAATTAG